In Leptospira ellinghausenii, the following proteins share a genomic window:
- the tig gene encoding trigger factor, protein MEFTAKKNNNATCDLSIQFSAEEVRTAYSQAYKNAAEKVKIPGFRPGKAPLNMVEKVLGDTVMDDAANIMLNQAMADLFDKLEHKPIRLPQFQMETFDKNTGAKAKATYDTKPEVTLPKLKKIKIQPKEIKISDADIQKELEGIQKNMARNSLKEEGEPVEASDLLEINYKFKETGKEYPDANQTGKFQMGAPQNPPGFETNLLGMKLNETKEFTFTYPDVYPASPESAGKSIIYTVTVTAIYKVTYPEINDDFASEVDGSANLQELKEKTKKQLVEIFGNALTKRATDDAYNEIIKESKFIIPESLIYEETETVFKNFMREFGLPVSSLSDYAKRLGKEEKEVRESFSKAAEKRIQTYILKQKIADDYKIVISDEEVEAGYEKEASAQGIPAETLKKEVQKQKAETYYRDKFLFDKIDEFVYAEVEKKSPKAISTEEAEKILSGKEE, encoded by the coding sequence ATGGAATTTACGGCTAAAAAAAATAACAACGCAACTTGTGACCTCAGCATTCAATTTAGCGCTGAAGAAGTCCGCACCGCCTACTCACAGGCTTACAAAAATGCAGCTGAAAAAGTAAAAATCCCTGGTTTCCGACCAGGAAAAGCTCCCCTGAATATGGTGGAAAAGGTCCTTGGTGACACCGTGATGGACGATGCCGCCAACATCATGTTAAACCAAGCAATGGCAGACCTCTTTGACAAATTGGAACACAAACCAATCCGTTTGCCACAATTCCAAATGGAAACGTTTGATAAAAATACTGGTGCAAAGGCAAAAGCCACTTACGATACAAAGCCGGAAGTCACCTTACCAAAGTTAAAGAAAATCAAAATCCAACCAAAAGAAATTAAAATTTCGGATGCTGACATCCAAAAAGAATTGGAAGGAATCCAAAAAAACATGGCTCGTAATTCTTTGAAAGAAGAAGGCGAACCGGTTGAGGCTTCTGACTTACTCGAAATCAATTATAAGTTTAAAGAAACGGGAAAAGAATACCCAGATGCCAACCAAACTGGAAAATTCCAAATGGGTGCTCCTCAAAACCCACCAGGTTTTGAGACCAATCTCCTTGGAATGAAGCTCAATGAAACAAAAGAGTTCACATTCACATACCCAGATGTATACCCTGCATCTCCTGAGTCTGCTGGAAAATCCATTATCTACACAGTAACAGTGACTGCGATTTACAAAGTAACTTACCCTGAAATCAATGATGATTTTGCTTCTGAAGTAGATGGTTCTGCCAACTTACAAGAGTTAAAAGAAAAAACAAAAAAACAACTCGTTGAGATTTTTGGAAATGCACTCACAAAACGTGCCACAGATGATGCTTACAACGAAATCATCAAAGAATCGAAATTCATCATCCCAGAATCCCTCATTTATGAAGAAACAGAAACTGTTTTCAAAAACTTCATGCGTGAATTTGGCCTTCCTGTCTCTTCTCTTTCCGACTATGCAAAACGCCTTGGAAAAGAAGAAAAAGAAGTAAGGGAATCTTTCTCGAAAGCTGCTGAAAAACGGATCCAAACTTACATTTTGAAGCAAAAAATCGCTGATGACTACAAAATTGTCATTTCTGACGAGGAAGTAGAGGCCGGTTACGAAAAAGAGGCGTCTGCCCAAGGAATTCCTGCCGAAACTCTCAAAAAAGAAGTCCAAAAACAGAAGGCGGAAACCTACTACCGTGACAAATTCCTGTTTGATAAAATCGACGAGTTTGTTTACGCTGAGGTAGAGAAAAAATCGCCAAAAGCAATTTCAACGGAAGAAGCTGAGAAAATTCTTAGCGGGAAAGAAGAGTAA